From the Periophthalmus magnuspinnatus isolate fPerMag1 chromosome 1, fPerMag1.2.pri, whole genome shotgun sequence genome, one window contains:
- the LOC129456700 gene encoding uncharacterized protein LOC129456700, translated as MASSGLVLSCLFFISLALEAESVFVKVVCQKSEVVAQFGSNTLLDCVVQSQTSITETLEIVMVTWTLNGAPVLEFFRGKQKLQTPGFQFASGPFTASNTNVSLLITDTNLTHAGEYECEILTDSGENKEKVHLDVRATYSKPQIKSDPEKINRDKSFTLTCTALGGFPKGDIRWVVGDLPWINNPEVKVEKNQNGLFNLTSTLPFGSETKFRKFVCEVYNAKGEKEAHQAQPKGATWGRSPMNPPPTGGAMEGCCEEIWEVETGDAEADPSITLAEVEVVGTVCLDWQPQVVIPVYKKGDWRKNLLWTEHCLYEVPHRRTSCGQNTVSVRDMNIWNSRPLHIKERPV; from the exons ATGGCGTCCAGTGGACTTGTCCTCTCGTGTCTTTTCTTCATTTCACTTGCACTTGAAGCAGAAAGTG TTTTTGTGAAAGTCGTTTGTCAGAAGTCTGAGGTTGTGGCTCAGTTTGGCTCGAACACGCTGCTGGACTGTGTCGTCCAGTCTCAGACGAGCATCACTGAGACACTTGAGATTGTAATGGTGACATGGACATTAAATGGAGCGCCTGTGCTCGAGTTCTTCAGAGGAAAACAAAAACTTCAAACACCTGGATTTCAGTTTGCTTCGGGTCCTTTCACTGCCTCAAACACGAACGTGTCTCTGCTCATCACTGACACTAATTTGACCCACGCCGGAGAATATGAATGTGAGATACTGACAGACAGCggagaaaataaagagaaagtgcATCTGGACGTCAGAG caACCTACAGCAAACCACAGATTAAATCTGATCCTGAGAAAATAAACCGTGATAAGAGCTTCACTTTGACCTGCACGGCCCTCGGTGGCTTCCCTAAAGGTGACATTCGCTGGGTGGTGGGTGACCTTCCCTGGATAAATAACCCTGAAGTGAAAGTTGAAAAGAACCAAAATGGCCTCTTCAATCTGACGAGCACACTACCTTTTGGATCCGAGACAAAATTCAGAAAATTTGTGTGTGAGGTGTACAACGccaaaggagagaaagaag CCCACCAGGCTCAGCCCAAAGGAGCGACGTGGGGCCGTTCTCCTATGAACCCACCACCTACGGGAGGAGCCATGGAAGGCTGTTGCGAGGAGATCTGG gaagtaGAGACTGGGGACGCGGAGGCGGACCCGTCCATCACTCTGGCTGAAGTCGAGGTGGTTG GGACGGTGTGTCTGGACTGGCAGCCTCAGGTGGTGATCCCtgtgtataagaagggggactggagg AAGAACCTCCTGTGGACAGAACACTGTCTCTATGAGGTCCCCCACAGAAGAACCTCCTGTGGACAGAACACTGTCTCTGTGAGGGACATGAACATCTGGAACAGTCGTCCTCTGCACATAAAGGAGAGGCCTGTGTAA